A single window of Balaenoptera acutorostrata chromosome X, mBalAcu1.1, whole genome shotgun sequence DNA harbors:
- the LOC103009152 gene encoding melanoma-associated antigen B4-like gives MPRGRKSKRRARERRHQARAETQSLKGAQATEAAAAAAAAEIEESPSSPASVSRGTPPSSRAAGARREPRGAPATSSRDAGVSCPGYEEGARASQDEESASTSQEAPSTHSTWRDPVTRNSGMLVQFLLEKYKLKEPIRQAEMLKSVDRQYKKHFPEILRRASESMELVFGLELKEVDPTRRYYALISKLALPSEESPSDESGLPKSGLLMILLGMILMKGNRATEEEIWEFLSVVGLYAGRRHSIFGEPRRLISEDFVQQKYLTYCQVPNSDPPRYEFLWGPRALAETSKMKVLEFVAKVNADVPSAFPDLYEEALQDEEERAGVRAAARAAALAQRSARSRAKARSSSHI, from the coding sequence ATGCCTCGTGGCCGGAAGAGCAAGCGCCGTGCCCGCGAGAGACGCCACCAGGCCCGGGCGGAGACTCAGAGTCTCAAGGGTGCCCAGGCCACtgaggcggcggcagcggcggcggcagcagagATAGAAGAGTCGCCCTCCTCCCCCGCTTCTGTTTCTCGGGGTACTCCCCCGAGCTCCCGTGCTGCTGGCGCTCGCCGGGAGCCTCGGGGAGCCCCAGCCACTAGCTCTCGTGATGCAGGGGTTTCCTGCCCAGGATATGAAGAGGGTGCCCGGGCGAGCCAAGATGAGGAAAGTGCAAGTACCTCCCAGGAAGCACCTTCCACTCACAGCACTTGGAGAGATCCTGTGACCAGGAATTCCGGCATGTTGGTGCAGTTCCTGCTGGAGAAGTACAAGTTGAAGGAGCCCATCCGGCAGGCAGAAATGCTGAAGAGTGTCGACAGGCAGTACAAGAAGCACTTCCCTGAGATCCTCAGGAGAGCCTCTGAGAGCATGGAGCTGGTCTTTGGCCTCGAGCTGAAGGAAGTCGACCCCACCCGTCGCTACTATGCCCTCATCAGCAAGCTGGCCCTCCCCAGCGAGGAAAGTCCGAGTGATGAGTCGGGGCTGCCCAAGTCCGGTCTCCTGATGATTCTCCTGGGCATGATCTTAATGAAGGGCAACCGTGCCACCGAGGAGGAGATCTGGGAATTCCTCAGTGTGGTGGGTTTGTATGCTGGGAGGAGGCACTCGATCTTTGGGGAGCCCAGGAGGCTCATCAGTGAAGATTTCGTGCAGCAGAAGTACCTGACGTACTGCCAGGTGCCCAACAGCGATCCTCCGCGCTATGAGTTCCTGTGGGGCCCGAGAGCCCTGGCTGAAACCAGCAAGATGAAAGTGCTGGAGTTTGTGGCGAAGGTCAATGCTGACGTCCCCAGTGCCTTCCCAGATCTCTATGAGGAGGCTCTGCAAGATGAGGAAGAGAGAGCAGGAGTGAGAGCCGCGGCCAGGGCCGCAGCTCTCGCTCAGCGCAGTGCACGTTCCAGGGCCAAGGCCCGCAGCTCCTCCCACATCTAG